One genomic window of Struthio camelus isolate bStrCam1 chromosome 1, bStrCam1.hap1, whole genome shotgun sequence includes the following:
- the IL18R1 gene encoding interleukin-18 receptor 1 has protein sequence MPLVIFLLMFIIGSATEKLCPIRDSIDVLEGEYFFLCFPELRQECSQKAEYTRNWYKENAGEQKLIKETHRIVSQKDFLEFWPAELSDSGNYSLIHSNEKENFTLKKWTLNVLERNKSSCFNKNHLTTEIKNAGSGHSLKCSDLSVNANDSIKWYKDCKNYQNKTERELDFKTLTVQHSGIYTCKILITHAGKIFYSTSTIRLIVEEAVPEAVTLEIVGLDEEVETQIGKEEVLNCTGFLGYYMREDASLYWSVNQMFPEKCSGISENEPSICEEEFKKLRIGDKFYVTSLLWIKKVTDEDLHRNFTCMLQADEGMRIKIVKLKKGNTQDLPMHIFTTGMVLAVVFLCVAVVAVVVCVTFRVDFVLFYRNMCRRDDTVGDGKEYDAFVSYLKDCVSPNEEEREFALNILPMILEENFGYKLCIFERDVSAGGAVVDDIHSFIDKSRRLIIILSQNYISDRAVYELESGLHKALVERKTKIILIEYRPISDYNFLPESLSLLPSQRVVKWKKDKSLPVNSRFWKNLRYLMPAKPTKSNTKGRYNNLDMGSEGVQPWTGGCDFNAVL, from the exons ATGCctcttgtgatttttttgttaatgtttatcATTGGATCTGCCACTG AGAAGCTGTGTCCCATTCGTGACTCCATTGATGTACTAGAAGGGGaatactttttcctttgctttcctgagCTTAGGCAAGAATGTTCTCAGAAAGCAGAATACACCAGAAACTGGTACAAAGAAAACGCTGGAGAGCAGAAGTTGATAAAAGAAACACACAGAATTGTTTCACAAAAGGATTTTCTGGAGTTTTGGCCAGCTGAACTCAGTGACTCTGGGAATTACTCCCTCATTCACAG caatgaaaaagaaaatttcacgCTTAAGAAGTGGACCTTGAATGTacttgaaagaaacaaaagcagctgtttcaACAAAAATCACTTaactacagaaattaaaaatgctgGAAGTGGTCATTCACTGAAATGCAGTGATCTATCTGTCAATGCAAATGACAGTATTAAATGGTACAAA GACTGTAAGAactatcaaaataaaacagagcgGGAACTGGATTTTAAAACCTTAACAGTTCAACACTCTGGGATATACACCTGTAAAATTTTGATCACTCATGCAGGAAAGATATTCTACAGCACAAGTACAATTCGCCTGATAGTAGAAGAAG cTGTACCAGAGGCTGTAACTTTGGAGATAGTTGGACTTGATGAAGAAGTTGAAACGCAAATAG GTAAAGAAGAGGTACTCAACTGCACGGGTTTCTTGGGTTATTATATGCGAGAAGATGCCAGCCTTTACTGGTCAGTTAACCAGATGTTTCCAGAAAAATGTTCAGGTATCTCTGAGAATGAGCCTTCAATATGTGAAGAAGAGTTCAAAAAATTGCG TATTGGAGACAAGTTTTATGTCACAAGTCTGTTATGGATTAAAAAAGTAACAGATGAGGACTTGCATCGTAATTTCACCTGCATGTTGCAAGCTGATGAAGGAATGCGAATAAAAATAGTGAAACTGAAGAAAG GGAACACCCAAGATCTGCCTATGCATATATTTACAACTGGGATGGTCCTTGCTGTAGTATTTCTATGTGTTGCTGTAGTCGCAGTGGTTGTCTGTGTGACATTCAGAGTTGACTTCGTTCTATTTTACAGGAACATGTGTAGAAGAGATGACACTGTTGGAG ATGGAAAAGAATATGATGCTTTTGTGTCTTACCTGAAAGACTGTGTGTCTCCtaatgaagaagagagagaatttgCTCTGAATATATTACCTATGATATTAGAAGAAAATTTTGGTTACAAGTTGTGTATATTTGAGAGGGATGTATCTGCTGGAGGAG cTGTTGTTGATGATATCCATTCGTTTATTGACAAAAGCCGAAGATTAATCATTATACTGAGCCAGAACTACATTTCTGACAGAGCCGTCTATGAACTTGAGAGTGGCCTTCATAAAGCCCTAGTTGAAAGGAAAACTAAGATCATATTAATTGAATATAGGCCTATAAGTGACTATAACTTCTTGCCAGAATCACTCTCTCTGTTACCATCACAAAGGGTTGTGAAGTGGAAAAAGGATAAATCTCTTCCTGTGAATTCCAGATTTTGGAAGAACCTTCGCTATCTGATGCCAGCAAAACCTACCAAGTCAAACACCAAAGGACGATATAATAATCTTGATATGGGCTCAGAAGGTGTTCAACCGTGGACTGGGGGCTGTGACTTTAATGCAGTGTTGTAA